A stretch of Desulfotalea psychrophila LSv54 DNA encodes these proteins:
- a CDS encoding XdhC family aldehyde oxidoreductase maturation factor, which produces MKAFVRSLCELIEQGEPCVLATVLESSGSTPRSSGAKMVVRAQHTAIGTIGGGIVEAIACRDARRMLEDCKDGRAELTFTDMDQEMAANSDMICGGNLSVLLETIESTGPCALAYRELDGLLRRGERAVLSTTFSKGDSLCSVGHEVMLGDYSALAGQAMEKESPCFSKSETELCFAEPFIPPAPLYIFGAGHVSLFTARVGAMLGFRTVVLDDRDDFANVERFPTVDEVRVLASFEDCCTDLSIPEDAYIIIVTRGHVHDLTVLGDALKTDARYIGMIGSKKKRNAIYDALLADGVSQANIDRCHSPIGLTIGAQTPEEISVSIAAELIGVRAKTLL; this is translated from the coding sequence ATGAAGGCCTTTGTCCGTTCCCTGTGTGAACTTATTGAGCAGGGTGAACCCTGTGTACTTGCCACTGTTTTAGAGAGCTCCGGCTCTACCCCGCGTTCCTCGGGGGCGAAGATGGTTGTCCGAGCCCAGCACACTGCCATTGGTACCATCGGCGGTGGTATCGTGGAGGCCATCGCCTGTCGTGATGCCCGCCGAATGCTTGAGGATTGTAAGGATGGTCGAGCAGAACTTACCTTTACCGATATGGACCAGGAGATGGCCGCTAACTCAGATATGATCTGTGGTGGTAATCTCTCGGTCCTCCTGGAGACCATTGAGTCCACCGGTCCCTGCGCCCTGGCCTATCGGGAGTTGGATGGCCTGCTGCGCCGGGGTGAGAGAGCGGTTCTCTCTACCACCTTTTCCAAGGGGGATTCTCTTTGCTCCGTAGGACATGAGGTGATGCTTGGGGACTACTCTGCCCTGGCCGGACAGGCCATGGAGAAGGAGAGTCCATGTTTTAGTAAGTCCGAAACGGAGCTCTGCTTTGCCGAACCCTTTATCCCGCCGGCTCCGCTCTATATCTTTGGTGCCGGTCATGTCTCCCTCTTTACTGCCCGGGTAGGAGCCATGCTTGGCTTTCGCACGGTGGTCCTTGATGATCGAGATGATTTTGCCAATGTAGAACGCTTCCCCACCGTTGATGAGGTGCGTGTCCTCGCTAGCTTTGAGGATTGCTGTACCGATCTCTCCATCCCTGAAGATGCCTATATCATCATTGTTACCCGTGGGCATGTCCATGATCTGACTGTTCTGGGAGATGCCCTGAAGACCGATGCTCGCTATATCGGTATGATTGGCAGTAAGAAGAAACGAAATGCCATCTACGACGCCCTGTTGGCCGATGGCGTTTCTCAGGCGAATATTGATCGTTGCCACTCTCCCATCGGTCTGACCATCGGTGCTCAGACCCCCGAGGAGATCTCCGTTAGTATAGCCGCAGAGCTTATTGGTGTTCGGGCCAAGACCCTTCTCTAG
- the trsS gene encoding radical SAM (seleno)protein TrsS, whose translation MNSIARSVCPVCLKAIPAHHETIEGNTYLLKECPEHGAFKTVVWRAGTSFKEWSRTKIPSQPKTPFTAVDRGCPYDCGLCAAHGQHTCTALLEVTWRCDLGCPVCFASSGKKAAPDPSQAEISQLLERVELASGFCNIQLSGGEPTMRDDLAELIALAKKRGFPFIQLNTNGLRIAREEGYAQRLAEAGLDSVFLQFDGTEDAIYSSLRGRPLMAEKRAAIEALSQAGIGIVLVPVVVPGLNDHNLGAILDLAVQNSPHVRGVHFQPVSYFGRYPQAPGDEERITLPELMDLLEVQSGGAVHAADFQPPGCEHSHCSFNGNYMVTEEGGLTKLSAGGKCDCAPRPAREGADKAKSFVKRQWAGVKQSLPMAGALEDDLGRFISRAASHSLAISAMAFQDAWTLDFERLRGCCIHVVSPDGRLIPFCAYNLTSMDGETLYRGKCNGPIPS comes from the coding sequence ATGAACTCCATCGCTAGAAGTGTCTGTCCCGTTTGCTTGAAGGCTATCCCCGCTCACCATGAAACTATTGAGGGCAATACCTATCTGTTGAAGGAGTGTCCTGAGCATGGTGCTTTTAAAACGGTAGTTTGGCGAGCCGGTACTTCCTTTAAGGAGTGGTCCCGGACCAAGATTCCTTCCCAGCCTAAGACCCCTTTTACTGCGGTGGACAGGGGCTGTCCCTATGACTGTGGCCTCTGTGCCGCTCATGGTCAGCACACCTGCACTGCTCTTCTTGAGGTGACCTGGCGCTGTGATCTGGGTTGTCCCGTCTGTTTTGCCTCCTCTGGCAAGAAGGCTGCTCCCGATCCCAGTCAGGCAGAAATTTCTCAACTGCTGGAGCGGGTGGAGCTTGCTTCGGGCTTTTGTAATATTCAGCTCTCTGGTGGTGAGCCCACCATGCGTGATGATCTGGCGGAGCTCATTGCCCTGGCTAAAAAGAGGGGCTTTCCCTTTATTCAGCTCAATACCAATGGTCTGCGTATTGCCCGTGAAGAGGGTTATGCTCAGAGGCTGGCCGAGGCGGGCCTTGATTCCGTCTTTCTTCAGTTTGATGGCACCGAAGATGCCATCTATAGCAGTCTGCGAGGTCGTCCCCTCATGGCAGAAAAGAGGGCAGCTATTGAGGCCCTCTCTCAGGCCGGAATTGGTATTGTTCTGGTACCCGTGGTGGTGCCGGGCTTGAATGATCATAATTTGGGGGCAATCCTTGATCTGGCTGTGCAGAACTCTCCCCATGTGCGGGGGGTTCATTTTCAGCCGGTCAGCTATTTTGGCAGATATCCGCAGGCGCCCGGGGATGAAGAGCGTATCACCCTGCCGGAGCTGATGGACCTGCTTGAGGTCCAGAGCGGTGGTGCTGTTCATGCTGCGGATTTTCAACCTCCGGGCTGTGAACACTCTCACTGTTCCTTTAATGGCAACTATATGGTCACCGAGGAGGGTGGGCTGACAAAGCTCTCCGCCGGAGGCAAGTGTGACTGTGCTCCCAGGCCAGCCAGAGAGGGGGCCGATAAGGCTAAATCCTTTGTTAAGCGGCAGTGGGCCGGAGTCAAGCAGAGTTTACCCATGGCCGGGGCGCTAGAGGATGATTTGGGAAGATTTATCAGTCGGGCCGCCAGCCATAGCCTGGCCATTTCGGCCATGGCCTTTCAGGATGCCTGGACCCTTGATTTTGAGAGGCTGCGGGGGTGCTGTATCCATGTGGTCTCTCCAGACGGTCGCCTCATTCCCTTTTGCGCCTATAACCTGACCTCAATGGATGGCGAGACCCTGTATCGAGGAAAATGCAATGGCCCTATCCCATCTTGA
- a CDS encoding DVU_1555 family C-GCAxxG-C-C protein, which produces MLDDIGMQVMELGAQGYCCTQIMVLLALDEMDRENPDLVRAASGFCNGMGDGTGPCGVYAGANLLLGLYAGKGLAMEQADGKLALMLEEFAQWFVSRTSAHAGIRCLDILDGSTPQMNTSLCGSLLADAHGRVREILLDNGCDPTEGRELL; this is translated from the coding sequence ATGTTAGATGATATTGGAATGCAAGTTATGGAGTTAGGTGCGCAGGGTTATTGCTGTACCCAGATCATGGTCCTGCTGGCCCTGGATGAGATGGATCGGGAAAATCCGGATCTGGTCCGGGCGGCCTCGGGTTTCTGTAATGGCATGGGAGACGGTACCGGCCCCTGCGGAGTCTATGCCGGAGCCAATCTGCTTTTGGGCCTTTATGCAGGTAAGGGGCTTGCCATGGAGCAGGCCGATGGTAAACTTGCCCTTATGCTGGAAGAGTTTGCTCAGTGGTTTGTAAGCAGAACCAGCGCCCATGCAGGTATCCGCTGCCTTGATATTCTTGATGGTAGTACGCCGCAGATGAATACCTCTCTCTGTGGCTCCCTGTTAGCTGATGCCCATGGCCGGGTCCGGGAGATCTTGCTTGATAATGGCTGTGATCCGACAGAGGGGCGTGAACTTTTATGA
- a CDS encoding response regulator, whose translation MIGKASFVLLLVVEEELLGKNLEELVRGYGYRVITAVDYAEALVATRSRRVDLLLVDHLPAGAEEEALIAMREVRRSIGLILVGADEENVYVAAVEGGALDFVAEPVMARELELKIERARRESALRYRLSLIADFDEATGLEDGNAFFVHLSRELERAQRQKRPMHLAMLYLQDVEKEQLAEIGLILKSSIRSYVDHACRCTKREFALLLPETNADQAAEIVQRVLLQNLEKNFGEQPLAIGCVSCSIEKDEDLDDAEFRLIKKARMAMEESRAAGDYSVVFRR comes from the coding sequence ATGATTGGCAAAGCGTCATTTGTGCTGCTCTTGGTGGTGGAGGAAGAGCTGCTGGGGAAAAACTTGGAGGAGCTCGTCCGTGGATATGGCTATAGGGTGATTACTGCCGTTGACTATGCCGAGGCATTGGTTGCGACCCGTAGTAGAAGGGTTGATCTCCTTTTGGTGGATCATCTGCCCGCAGGAGCAGAGGAGGAGGCGCTTATTGCCATGAGGGAGGTAAGGCGTAGCATTGGCCTCATTCTGGTGGGGGCGGACGAGGAGAATGTCTATGTGGCTGCCGTTGAGGGAGGTGCCCTGGATTTTGTTGCTGAGCCGGTTATGGCAAGAGAGCTGGAGCTTAAAATTGAGCGGGCCAGGCGGGAATCTGCTCTGCGCTACAGACTCTCGCTCATAGCTGATTTTGATGAGGCCACGGGGCTTGAGGATGGTAACGCCTTCTTTGTCCATCTCTCCCGTGAACTCGAACGTGCCCAGCGGCAAAAACGTCCCATGCATCTGGCCATGCTCTATTTGCAGGATGTGGAGAAGGAACAACTTGCCGAGATTGGCTTGATTTTAAAGTCTTCTATCCGTTCCTATGTGGATCATGCCTGTCGTTGCACAAAGCGTGAATTTGCCCTTCTCCTGCCGGAAACCAATGCCGATCAGGCCGCAGAGATCGTCCAACGGGTTCTCTTGCAGAATCTTGAGAAGAATTTTGGTGAGCAGCCCCTGGCGATAGGATGCGTTTCCTGTTCCATTGAGAAGGACGAGGACTTAGATGATGCCGAGTTTAGGTTGATCAAAAAGGCAAGAATGGCCATGGAGGAGTCTCGTGCTGCAGGTGACTATTCGGTGGTTTTTCGCAGATAA
- a CDS encoding M20/M25/M40 family metallo-hydrolase, with the protein MNINSERVAQIFTALCEISSPSKNERVIANYLKEIFRELGATEIYEDNSAEQTGSNSGNIIVRFAGSCPERTPLLFACHMDTVLPADNIEVARENDTFTSAGETVLGGDDKSGIVALIEAFTLIKENDTEHGAIELVFTTCEEIGLLGAKYLEYDKLQAKMGYALDAGGSDTVVTRAPTANSIDIIIHGLAAHAGLSPAKGINALTLAAQALAGLQLGRLDADSTANFGLISGGTAVNIVPDKVCLHGEVRSQSPAKLDEYTEKICTVFRKTVADWSSPEHKEQRPSIDIEVIKEYDAIVINEEGPLIQHLLRVTKAMGINIGITSTGGGSDANVFNGHGIETAILATGMDLVHTTAERIDLKDMLKLTNLIYEIISQG; encoded by the coding sequence ATGAATATAAACAGCGAAAGAGTTGCCCAGATATTTACCGCACTGTGCGAGATCAGCTCACCTTCAAAAAACGAAAGGGTAATTGCCAACTATCTTAAGGAGATCTTCAGAGAGCTGGGTGCCACGGAAATTTACGAGGATAATTCCGCCGAACAGACCGGCTCCAACAGCGGCAATATCATTGTTCGCTTTGCCGGATCCTGCCCCGAACGCACCCCCCTCCTCTTTGCCTGTCATATGGACACTGTCCTGCCGGCAGATAATATCGAGGTTGCCCGAGAGAACGACACCTTCACCAGCGCCGGCGAAACTGTGCTCGGCGGTGACGATAAGTCAGGAATCGTGGCCCTGATAGAGGCATTCACCCTGATCAAAGAAAATGACACCGAACACGGAGCCATTGAACTGGTCTTTACCACCTGCGAAGAGATCGGCCTGCTCGGAGCCAAGTACCTTGAGTACGACAAACTCCAGGCAAAGATGGGCTATGCCCTTGATGCCGGTGGTAGTGACACCGTTGTCACCCGGGCCCCGACAGCAAACAGCATTGATATAATCATCCACGGACTGGCAGCCCATGCCGGCCTCAGCCCGGCAAAGGGGATCAATGCCCTCACTCTTGCCGCCCAGGCCTTGGCAGGCCTGCAGCTGGGACGACTGGACGCGGATTCAACCGCCAACTTCGGCCTTATCTCCGGTGGTACGGCAGTCAACATTGTCCCCGACAAGGTCTGTCTCCATGGCGAGGTGCGCAGCCAATCACCAGCCAAGCTCGATGAGTATACGGAAAAAATCTGCACTGTCTTTCGTAAGACCGTGGCCGACTGGAGTAGCCCTGAGCATAAGGAGCAGAGACCCTCTATTGATATAGAGGTGATAAAAGAGTACGACGCCATCGTCATAAACGAAGAGGGACCGCTCATCCAGCACCTCCTCCGGGTTACCAAGGCCATGGGTATAAATATAGGAATCACCTCCACCGGAGGCGGCAGTGATGCCAATGTTTTTAACGGCCACGGTATAGAGACGGCTATCCTGGCAACGGGCATGGATCTAGTCCATACCACCGCAGAACGAATCGATCTTAAAGATATGCTTAAATTGACGAATCTTATTTATGAAATCATCAGTCAGGGATAG
- a CDS encoding DVU_1553 family AMP-dependent CoA ligase: MALSHLDRLLLRRMGMSEESSAPTAEEMSAWQLKYLQKTILHAREKSPFYRRHFAGLELESLDSLQAFSALPRVTADDLRAGPEQFLCVSQDEIARAVTVQSSGTTGAPKRIFYTESDLQATVDYFDAGMAHLVAAGQTAFLLMPTARPGGVGRLLVEGLERRGVHIVSHGMVDEVAAAVDHLLQVDADCVIGPAAHLNLLACEWARRGLGHGQIASVLLCWDAPSTAVVHNIERIWGCRAYRHWGMIETGLGGAVQCAPHSGMHLREADIFLEITDPETGQPLPDGKFGELVLTTLQRWGMPLIRYRSGDLGRILADTCPCGSTSRRLDPWIRRLPQDSSPLLTIDELNEALYSVAGLADFSASLAPGRLGILACGRGGSLESAIRVALKKIPTIFRAIELGSLQISIEIKNDGRPAVPGLAKRCLQIDEER; this comes from the coding sequence ATGGCCCTATCCCATCTTGATCGACTTCTCCTCAGGCGTATGGGTATGTCGGAGGAGAGCAGCGCGCCCACGGCAGAGGAGATGAGTGCCTGGCAGCTGAAATATCTGCAGAAGACGATCCTGCATGCCCGGGAGAAGAGCCCCTTTTATCGCCGCCATTTTGCCGGCCTTGAGCTGGAAAGTCTTGATAGCCTTCAGGCATTCTCGGCCCTACCCCGGGTTACGGCCGATGACCTTCGGGCTGGCCCGGAGCAGTTTCTCTGTGTCTCTCAGGATGAGATTGCCCGGGCGGTGACCGTGCAGAGTTCCGGGACCACCGGTGCCCCTAAGCGCATCTTCTATACGGAGAGTGATCTGCAGGCAACGGTGGACTACTTTGATGCGGGCATGGCTCATCTGGTTGCGGCCGGGCAGACCGCCTTTCTCCTTATGCCCACAGCCCGTCCGGGCGGGGTGGGTCGTCTTCTCGTTGAGGGACTTGAACGACGCGGGGTGCACATCGTCTCCCATGGAATGGTGGATGAGGTGGCAGCAGCCGTCGACCACCTCCTCCAGGTGGATGCGGATTGTGTCATTGGGCCTGCCGCCCATCTTAATCTGCTTGCCTGTGAGTGGGCCAGGCGTGGTCTTGGGCATGGCCAAATTGCCTCGGTCCTCCTCTGCTGGGATGCCCCCTCCACCGCCGTTGTCCATAATATCGAGAGAATCTGGGGCTGCCGAGCCTATCGGCACTGGGGCATGATTGAAACCGGTCTTGGCGGTGCCGTCCAGTGTGCCCCCCATTCGGGTATGCACCTGCGGGAGGCCGATATATTTTTAGAGATCACCGATCCAGAGACAGGCCAGCCCTTGCCCGACGGTAAATTTGGCGAATTGGTGCTGACCACCCTGCAGCGATGGGGCATGCCCCTGATTCGTTATCGGAGCGGAGATCTGGGTCGTATTCTGGCTGACACCTGCCCCTGTGGCAGTACCAGTCGCCGCCTTGATCCCTGGATTCGTCGTTTGCCCCAAGATTCTTCGCCTTTACTGACAATAGATGAGTTGAACGAGGCTCTCTACTCCGTTGCTGGTCTGGCGGATTTTAGTGCATCGCTTGCTCCCGGTCGCTTGGGAATCCTGGCCTGTGGAAGAGGGGGTAGCCTTGAGTCTGCCATAAGAGTTGCCCTGAAAAAGATACCTACTATTTTCCGGGCCATTGAGTTAGGTTCCTTGCAAATAAGTATTGAGATAAAAAACGACGGCAGGCCGGCTGTTCCCGGTTTGGCCAAACGCTGTCTACAGATAGATGAGGAGAGATAA
- a CDS encoding DVU_1557 family redox protein: MSLIKVAEADAAGWKCSACGVDLVYKPVELEYLDSLFNVALPVCPQCNMVFISESLAGGKMNQVEHLLEDK, from the coding sequence ATGAGTTTAATTAAGGTAGCGGAAGCCGATGCGGCTGGTTGGAAATGTTCGGCCTGTGGGGTAGATCTGGTCTATAAACCGGTGGAGTTAGAGTATCTCGACTCTCTCTTTAACGTTGCCCTGCCGGTATGTCCCCAGTGTAATATGGTTTTTATCTCCGAGAGTCTGGCCGGTGGCAAGATGAATCAGGTAGAGCATCTGCTGGAGGATAAGTAG
- the ispD gene encoding 2-C-methyl-D-erythritol 4-phosphate cytidylyltransferase, which produces MKNGAVIIPAAGSGTRMKLDYPKQYHAVAGTPIIVHTIRAFNKHPCIAKIILVVPQDHLEESKALLQKYQLENISIVTGGARRQDSVLRGLQEVPESIDIVLVHDGARPMVSAELISRCYKGAQQYGAVIAAVPVKDTLKRGAGRIVTGTVDREGLWQAQTPQAARKALLVKAFKENGMRNVTDESTLLEGVGIPVTLIEGSETNIKITRPEDLILAENFLREKKEPMQKIRIGHGFDAHQLVEKRRLILGGVEIPYHLGLAGHSDADVLVHALCDALLGAIGAGDIGRHFPDSSDAFKDIYSIRLLESVMQKVGELNYKIGNADISVICQAPKLAPYLKQMQEIIATSCACQISDINIKATTTEKMGYTGRGEGISCHAVVLLQQ; this is translated from the coding sequence CGCGTTCAATAAACACCCCTGCATAGCAAAAATAATCCTTGTCGTCCCCCAAGATCATCTCGAAGAAAGCAAAGCTCTCCTGCAAAAATATCAGCTAGAAAACATCTCGATTGTGACTGGCGGCGCCCGTCGTCAAGACTCCGTACTCCGTGGTCTACAAGAGGTTCCAGAGTCAATAGATATTGTTTTGGTGCACGATGGGGCCCGCCCCATGGTCAGTGCCGAGCTCATCAGCCGTTGCTATAAAGGCGCCCAGCAATACGGGGCTGTCATTGCCGCTGTGCCGGTAAAAGACACCCTGAAGAGGGGCGCAGGCAGAATTGTGACTGGCACCGTTGACCGCGAGGGACTATGGCAGGCCCAGACTCCCCAAGCTGCCCGAAAAGCTCTTCTCGTCAAAGCCTTTAAGGAAAACGGCATGAGAAATGTCACCGATGAGTCCACCCTTCTGGAAGGGGTAGGAATCCCCGTAACCCTGATCGAGGGATCAGAGACCAATATCAAGATTACCCGCCCTGAAGACCTCATCCTAGCTGAAAACTTCCTCAGAGAAAAAAAAGAACCCATGCAAAAAATACGCATTGGCCACGGCTTTGATGCCCACCAGCTGGTCGAAAAGAGAAGGTTGATACTGGGCGGAGTAGAGATCCCCTACCACCTGGGCCTTGCCGGCCATTCCGACGCCGACGTTCTTGTCCATGCCCTCTGTGATGCCCTGCTCGGAGCCATTGGCGCAGGTGATATCGGCCGCCATTTCCCCGACAGCAGTGATGCCTTTAAGGATATCTATTCCATCAGACTCCTCGAATCGGTCATGCAAAAGGTAGGGGAGCTGAACTACAAAATCGGCAACGCCGACATCAGCGTGATCTGCCAGGCACCAAAGCTTGCGCCCTATCTCAAGCAAATGCAGGAGATCATCGCCACCAGCTGTGCCTGCCAAATCAGCGATATCAATATCAAGGCCACCACCACCGAAAAGATGGGGTATACAGGCCGGGGCGAAGGTATCAGTTGCCATGCCGTCGTCCTTCTTCAACAATAA
- the purF gene encoding amidophosphoribosyltransferase, with product MSQVKTLSASQDYPTHECGVCGIFDHEDAAKLTYFGLYALQHRGQESAGIVTSTGKEVFLHKDMGLVPEIFTEDILQGLKGDMSIGHVRYSTTGASNFTNTQPLMVHHKNQTLSVAHNGNLVNSTELRNRLEESGSIFQTTMDSEAVLHLMVRNSGPDLDKTLSETFRALKGAYSLLYMTEDTLVAVRDPDGFRPLCLGRLTTGGWVIASETCALDLIEADYVRDIEPGEVLIMKRGEEMRSIFPWPKQTPHHCIFEQVYFARPDSDVFGINVYQSRKQMGKILAREAKIDADFVMPFPDSGNYAAIGYAQESGIPMEMGVIRNHYVGRTFIEPSQSMRDFNVKVKLNPVRSLLKGKRVIIVEDSIIRGTTGKSRVRALREAGAKEIHMVVSCPPTMHACYYGIDFPTSSQLIACNKNVEEIAEYLGLDSLHYLSLEGMVEATGIPKEHYCLACFNGIYPIAPDQKYHKDALATKVVKG from the coding sequence ATGTCACAGGTAAAAACATTATCCGCGTCCCAGGACTACCCCACCCACGAATGTGGTGTTTGCGGTATTTTCGACCATGAAGATGCTGCAAAGCTCACCTACTTCGGCCTCTATGCCCTCCAGCACCGTGGCCAAGAAAGTGCGGGAATTGTTACATCAACCGGCAAAGAGGTCTTTCTTCACAAAGATATGGGACTTGTGCCCGAGATCTTTACCGAAGATATCCTGCAAGGACTTAAAGGGGACATGTCCATCGGCCATGTACGCTACTCCACCACCGGTGCGTCCAACTTCACCAATACCCAACCCCTGATGGTTCACCATAAGAACCAGACCCTCTCCGTTGCCCACAATGGCAACCTGGTGAACTCCACCGAGCTCAGAAACAGGCTCGAGGAGAGTGGTTCTATCTTTCAAACCACCATGGACTCCGAGGCCGTCCTCCATCTCATGGTACGCAACAGCGGTCCCGATCTCGATAAAACACTGAGCGAGACATTCCGTGCCCTCAAGGGTGCCTATTCCCTGCTCTATATGACCGAGGACACCCTCGTTGCCGTCCGTGATCCCGATGGATTTCGCCCCCTCTGCCTTGGTCGCCTGACCACTGGCGGCTGGGTTATAGCCTCTGAAACCTGCGCCCTCGACCTCATCGAGGCCGATTATGTACGTGATATCGAGCCGGGTGAAGTTCTTATCATGAAAAGAGGTGAGGAGATGCGCTCCATCTTCCCATGGCCAAAACAGACCCCGCACCACTGCATCTTTGAGCAGGTCTACTTTGCCCGTCCCGATTCCGATGTCTTTGGTATCAACGTCTATCAATCACGTAAGCAGATGGGTAAGATCCTGGCCCGCGAGGCAAAGATTGATGCCGATTTCGTTATGCCCTTTCCTGATTCCGGTAACTATGCGGCCATTGGCTATGCACAGGAATCCGGTATTCCCATGGAGATGGGCGTGATCAGAAATCACTATGTGGGCAGGACATTCATTGAACCAAGCCAGTCCATGCGTGACTTCAACGTCAAGGTCAAGCTCAACCCCGTACGATCTCTCTTGAAGGGAAAACGGGTTATCATCGTTGAGGATTCTATTATCCGAGGAACAACAGGTAAGAGTCGGGTACGAGCCCTACGCGAGGCGGGGGCCAAAGAGATCCACATGGTGGTCAGCTGTCCTCCGACCATGCATGCCTGCTACTATGGCATCGATTTCCCAACCTCATCACAGCTCATTGCCTGCAATAAGAACGTCGAAGAAATCGCAGAATATCTGGGCCTGGACTCTCTCCACTACCTCAGCCTTGAGGGCATGGTAGAGGCAACGGGTATCCCTAAAGAGCACTACTGTCTGGCCTGTTTCAATGGCATTTACCCCATCGCCCCTGATCAAAAATATCACAAAGACGCTCTGGCAACAAAGGTTGTCAAGGGCTAG
- the trsM gene encoding DVU_1556 family methyltransferase, with protein MVQSVPLWEQPLLRLAAGDTLRPGGFTITDRAADFVGLAPGWPVLDVGSGLGATVERLRARYGAMAHGVEPSWTQLKRGRGTGQVQAWGDDLPFLSSSFRALFCECVLSLFPDAEQGLAEFNRVLQPGAFLLLSDLCGHGDPAGGTSCAVRALPRAQTEAIVEAAGFRLLLVEDHSRLLHQLAARLLFAGGEEQACNCGQPQLGYYLLVGQKKEE; from the coding sequence GTGGTGCAGTCAGTACCTCTCTGGGAACAGCCACTGCTTCGCCTGGCTGCCGGGGATACCCTGCGCCCGGGCGGGTTTACCATAACAGATAGGGCCGCGGACTTTGTGGGGCTGGCTCCTGGTTGGCCCGTTCTTGATGTGGGCAGTGGCCTTGGTGCCACCGTCGAGCGTCTGCGCGCGCGTTATGGAGCCATGGCCCATGGGGTAGAGCCCTCCTGGACTCAGCTTAAGCGTGGTCGTGGTACGGGGCAGGTCCAGGCCTGGGGGGATGATCTTCCCTTTCTCTCCTCCTCTTTTCGGGCCCTCTTTTGTGAATGTGTCCTCTCCCTCTTCCCGGATGCGGAGCAGGGCCTGGCAGAGTTTAACAGGGTGCTGCAACCCGGTGCTTTTCTTCTCCTCTCCGATCTCTGTGGTCATGGAGACCCTGCGGGGGGGACCTCCTGCGCGGTCAGGGCCCTGCCCCGGGCGCAAACAGAGGCGATTGTAGAGGCGGCGGGCTTTCGCCTGCTTTTGGTAGAGGATCATTCCCGTCTCCTTCATCAACTGGCGGCCCGGCTTCTCTTTGCCGGTGGAGAGGAACAGGCGTGCAACTGCGGTCAGCCTCAGCTCGGTTACTATTTATTGGTTGGGCAAAAAAAGGAGGAGTAG